The Xanthomonas sontii genome contains a region encoding:
- a CDS encoding excinuclease ABC subunit UvrA, producing MSTPPASAASGFVRVRGAREHNLKDVDVELPRDALVVFTGVSGSGKSSLAFGTLFAEAQRRYLDSISPYARRLIDQAGVADVDAIDGLPPAVALQQHRGAPSTRSSVGSVTTISNSLRMLYSRAGTYPPGQDIIHADGFSPNTPAGACPTCHGLGRIYDATEASMVPDRSLSIRERAVAAWPPAWHGQNLRDILTTLGHDVDVPWAKLPKKTRDWILYTDEQPTVPVYPGFTLAETQRALKRKQEPAYMGTFSSARRYVLHTFASTQSALIKKRVAQYLISTACPSCDGKRLRREALSVTFAGLDIGELSQRPLGEVAELLRPAAEGRMQGRSRHPEQALAAQRIAQDLLARIQVVEALGLGYLTLERSTPTLSPGELQRLRLATQIRSQLFGVVYVMDEPSAGLHPADTQALLGALDQLKGAGNSLFVVEHEIDVIRHADWIVDVGPGAGEHGGQVLYSGPPAGLAQVQASSTRRYLFAEPHAAAQASRSPEAWLQLREVSRNNVVALDVDIPLGVFTTVTGVSGSGKSSLVSQALVELLGTQLGQAPAEADEELDPLERGARVATDGYIAGGLEHVRRLVQVDQAPIGRTPRSNLATYTGLFDHVRKRFAATPAARKRKYDAGRFSFNVAKGRCETCEGEGAVSVELLFMPSVYAPCPTCHGARYNAKTLEIELRGQNIAQVLRMTVAQALEFFADDAAIARPLQVLMEVGLGYLRLGQPATELSGGEAQRIKLATELQRAQRRGTVYVLDEPTTGLHPADVDTLLRQLHGLVEAGNTVVAVEHDMRVAAASDWIIDMGPGAGGAGGKVVAAGVPGVVATHAGSRTAPFLAAELAG from the coding sequence ATGTCCACGCCTCCCGCTTCCGCCGCTTCCGGCTTCGTGCGCGTCCGCGGTGCGCGCGAGCACAACCTCAAGGATGTGGACGTGGAGCTGCCGCGCGATGCGCTGGTGGTGTTCACCGGCGTGTCCGGTTCGGGCAAGTCGTCGCTGGCGTTCGGCACGCTGTTCGCCGAGGCGCAGCGGCGCTATCTGGATTCGATCTCGCCGTATGCGCGGCGCCTGATCGACCAGGCCGGCGTCGCCGATGTGGACGCCATCGACGGCCTGCCGCCGGCGGTGGCGCTGCAGCAGCATCGCGGTGCGCCGAGCACGCGCTCGTCGGTGGGCAGCGTCACCACCATCTCCAACTCGCTGCGCATGCTGTATTCGCGCGCCGGCACGTATCCGCCGGGGCAGGACATCATCCATGCCGACGGCTTCTCGCCGAACACGCCGGCCGGCGCCTGCCCCACCTGCCATGGGCTGGGGCGCATCTACGACGCCACCGAGGCGTCGATGGTGCCGGACCGTTCGCTGAGCATCCGCGAGCGGGCAGTGGCGGCGTGGCCGCCGGCTTGGCACGGGCAGAACCTGCGCGACATCCTCACCACGCTCGGCCACGACGTCGACGTGCCGTGGGCGAAATTACCGAAGAAGACCCGCGACTGGATCCTGTACACCGACGAGCAACCGACCGTGCCGGTGTATCCCGGCTTCACCCTGGCCGAGACCCAGCGTGCGCTCAAGCGCAAGCAGGAGCCGGCGTACATGGGCACCTTCAGCAGCGCGCGCCGTTACGTGCTGCATACCTTCGCCAGCACGCAGAGCGCGCTGATCAAGAAACGCGTGGCGCAATACCTGATCAGCACCGCGTGCCCCAGCTGCGACGGCAAGCGGCTGCGCCGCGAGGCGCTGTCGGTGACCTTCGCCGGGCTGGACATCGGCGAACTGTCACAGCGCCCGCTCGGCGAGGTGGCCGAGCTGCTGCGTCCCGCGGCGGAAGGCCGCATGCAGGGCCGATCGCGGCATCCGGAGCAGGCGCTGGCCGCGCAGCGCATCGCCCAGGACCTGCTGGCGCGGATCCAGGTGGTGGAGGCGTTGGGCCTGGGTTATCTGACCCTGGAACGCAGTACGCCGACGCTGTCGCCGGGCGAACTGCAGCGGCTGCGCCTGGCCACGCAGATCCGCTCGCAGCTGTTCGGCGTGGTCTACGTGATGGACGAGCCGTCGGCGGGCCTGCATCCGGCCGACACGCAGGCGTTGCTGGGTGCGCTGGACCAGCTCAAGGGCGCTGGCAATTCGCTGTTCGTGGTCGAGCACGAGATCGACGTGATCCGCCATGCCGACTGGATCGTCGATGTCGGCCCCGGTGCCGGCGAGCACGGCGGGCAGGTGCTGTACAGCGGTCCGCCCGCGGGATTGGCGCAGGTGCAGGCCTCGTCCACGCGCCGCTACCTGTTCGCCGAACCGCACGCCGCTGCGCAGGCGTCGCGCTCGCCGGAGGCCTGGCTGCAGTTGCGCGAGGTCAGCCGCAACAACGTGGTCGCGCTGGACGTGGACATCCCGCTGGGCGTGTTCACCACGGTCACCGGCGTGTCCGGCTCGGGCAAGTCCTCGCTGGTCAGCCAGGCGCTGGTGGAATTGCTGGGCACGCAACTGGGGCAGGCGCCGGCCGAGGCGGACGAGGAACTGGATCCGCTGGAGCGCGGTGCGCGCGTCGCCACCGATGGCTACATTGCCGGCGGCCTGGAACACGTGCGGCGATTGGTACAGGTGGACCAGGCGCCGATCGGGCGCACGCCGCGCTCCAACCTGGCGACCTACACCGGCCTGTTCGACCATGTGCGCAAGCGCTTCGCGGCCACGCCGGCAGCGCGCAAGCGCAAGTACGACGCCGGGCGTTTTTCGTTCAACGTCGCCAAGGGCCGCTGCGAGACCTGCGAAGGCGAGGGTGCGGTGAGCGTGGAGCTGCTGTTCATGCCCAGCGTGTATGCGCCGTGCCCGACCTGCCATGGCGCGCGCTACAACGCCAAGACGCTGGAGATCGAACTGCGCGGCCAGAACATCGCACAGGTGCTGCGCATGACCGTGGCGCAGGCGCTGGAGTTCTTTGCCGACGATGCGGCGATCGCGCGGCCGCTGCAGGTGCTGATGGAGGTGGGCCTGGGCTATCTGCGCCTGGGCCAGCCGGCCACCGAACTGTCCGGCGGCGAGGCGCAGCGGATCAAGCTGGCCACCGAACTGCAGCGCGCGCAGCGCCGCGGCACCGTGTACGTGCTGGACGAACCCACCACCGGTCTGCATCCGGCCGACGTGGACACGCTGCTGCGGCAATTGCACGGGCTGGTGGAGGCGGGCAACACCGTGGTGGCAGTGGAGCACGACATGCGCGTGGCCGCGGCCAGCGACTGGATCATTGACATGGGGCCAGGCGCGGGCGGGGCGGGCGGCAAGGTCGTGGCGGCGGGCGTGCCGGGCGTGGTGGCGACGCATGCAGGCAGCCGAACGGCGCCTTTCCTGGCTGCGGAATTGGCGGGGTAG
- a CDS encoding HD domain-containing protein, translating into MTALTERYARAVDYARIAHAGQFRKGGTVPYLSHVLGVSTLVLEAGGDEDQAIAALLHDVVEDCGAGHEGVIRAQFGEAVADMVMACTDATAERKAVPADVPAKRRDWRIRKQAYLAHLAQAPDAVLLVSACDKLYNARSIVADLEDPEVGAAVFERFTAGRDGTLWYYQALHAIYAERGVAVLRAFASAVTRMQALAARDEDADTLAAPALS; encoded by the coding sequence ATGACCGCTCTCACCGAACGTTACGCGCGCGCCGTGGACTACGCGCGCATCGCCCACGCCGGCCAGTTCCGCAAGGGCGGCACGGTGCCGTATCTGAGCCACGTGCTGGGCGTGTCGACGCTGGTGCTGGAGGCCGGCGGCGACGAGGACCAGGCGATCGCGGCGCTGCTGCACGACGTGGTGGAGGATTGCGGCGCCGGCCATGAGGGCGTGATCCGCGCGCAGTTCGGCGAGGCGGTGGCGGACATGGTGATGGCCTGTACCGACGCCACGGCCGAGCGCAAGGCGGTGCCCGCGGACGTGCCGGCCAAGCGCCGCGACTGGCGCATCCGCAAGCAGGCGTATCTGGCGCATCTGGCGCAGGCCCCGGACGCGGTGCTGCTGGTGTCGGCCTGCGACAAGCTCTACAACGCGCGCAGCATCGTCGCCGACCTGGAAGATCCCGAGGTCGGTGCGGCAGTGTTCGAGCGCTTCACTGCTGGGCGCGACGGCACGTTGTGGTACTACCAGGCGCTGCATGCGATCTACGCCGAACGCGGTGTGGCGGTGCTGCGCGCCTTCGCCAGTGCGGTGACGCGGATGCAGGCGTTGGCCGCGCGTGACGAGGATGCCGACACGCTGGCGGCGCCTGCCTTGAGCTGA
- a CDS encoding GNAT family N-acetyltransferase: MDVRHLDQHAPELPQIAAWYHAAWGREAGFSLDDELRQLQRAPNAHDLPRVLAAFDGPRLIAAVQLKYREMDAFPQYPYWLGGMYVDTAYRGRGIAGRLLAHALADAADLGLDALYLQTEHLDGGLYARHGWQPVQEADSYGSRVLLMVRPVG; encoded by the coding sequence ATGGACGTCCGTCATCTCGACCAGCACGCCCCGGAACTACCGCAGATCGCCGCCTGGTACCACGCGGCCTGGGGCCGCGAAGCGGGTTTCTCGCTGGACGACGAACTGCGCCAACTGCAGCGCGCCCCGAATGCGCACGACCTGCCGCGCGTGCTGGCGGCCTTCGACGGCCCTCGACTGATCGCCGCCGTGCAGCTGAAATACCGGGAAATGGACGCCTTCCCGCAATACCCATACTGGTTGGGCGGCATGTACGTGGACACGGCCTATCGCGGACGTGGCATCGCCGGCCGCCTGCTCGCCCATGCCCTGGCCGACGCCGCGGACCTGGGCCTGGACGCCCTGTACCTGCAGACCGAGCACTTGGACGGCGGCCTGTACGCCCGCCACGGCTGGCAGCCCGTGCAGGAAGCCGATTCCTACGGCAGCCGCGTGCTGCTGATGGTCCGCCCGGTCGGCTGA
- a CDS encoding XVIPCD domain-containing protein codes for MPNYAIEARSLGVIGIAGHAFWVLRDEHGKAVAELHGLATDRQTGQAIPIGTDATRHSLRAWHHPHDPAYARSIGEKVDSTTYIRDDQPARTVATGNEHEILERWNTAVRAVPELNAQDRDYPNYGFKVFGETINSNSAYRTFGELMDVPVRGFPGRLEPGIGHRMLSPERTEELRYHAPGEQDRQRAPAPAADPTRADHPDHTLLQQIRDKVQGLNGPGQLNPADNDRVSASLYALAKQHHFSSVDQAALSQQTATAAPGEASSSRRFPANDPTKQHAHMSKACLTAAHKG; via the coding sequence ATGCCCAATTACGCCATCGAAGCCCGCTCGCTCGGCGTCATCGGCATCGCTGGCCACGCCTTCTGGGTGCTGCGCGACGAACACGGCAAGGCCGTGGCGGAACTGCATGGCCTGGCCACCGATCGCCAGACCGGCCAGGCCATCCCCATCGGCACCGACGCCACCCGGCACTCGCTGCGCGCCTGGCACCACCCGCACGATCCCGCCTACGCCCGCTCCATCGGCGAGAAGGTCGACAGCACCACCTACATCCGCGACGACCAGCCGGCGCGCACGGTCGCCACCGGCAACGAGCACGAGATCCTGGAGCGCTGGAATACCGCGGTGCGCGCCGTGCCGGAACTCAACGCCCAGGACCGCGACTATCCGAACTACGGCTTCAAGGTCTTCGGCGAGACCATCAACAGCAACTCCGCCTACCGCACCTTCGGCGAGCTGATGGACGTGCCGGTGCGGGGTTTCCCTGGACGCCTCGAACCGGGCATCGGCCACCGCATGCTGTCGCCGGAACGCACCGAGGAACTGCGGTATCACGCACCGGGCGAACAGGATCGGCAGCGCGCACCCGCCCCCGCGGCCGATCCCACGCGCGCCGACCATCCCGATCACACGCTGCTGCAGCAGATCCGCGACAAGGTCCAAGGCCTCAACGGCCCTGGCCAGTTGAACCCGGCCGACAACGACCGCGTCAGCGCCAGCCTGTACGCCCTGGCCAAGCAACACCACTTCAGCAGCGTTGACCAGGCCGCGCTCAGCCAGCAGACCGCAACCGCTGCCCCTGGCGAAGCATCTTCATCGCGCAGGTTTCCTGCCAACGATCCAACCAAGCAGCATGCGCATATGTCAAAGGCGTGCCTCACCGCCGCGCACAAAGGCTAA
- a CDS encoding restriction endonuclease produces the protein MANITKRRKGELIRMLFQILKAQPEGMRASDALEVLAKQVTMTEYEAGDYQTGGRRFEKIVRFSTVAPVKAGWLVKDKGIWTLTPDGEAALQIYPDPEQFTRAVGQLYRKWKSAQPDPIEDEEGEEELDEGSATITLEEAEEMAWTEIEAYLAAMPPYDFQELVGSLLKAMGYHVAWIAPPGKDGGTDIIAYNDPLGTRPPRIKVQVKRNANSPRIDVMGLRSFMAVLGEGDVGLFVALSGFTKDADYEARQSHRRISLIDARKLLGLWTEHYAQLDDVARARLPLKPVWFLAGDE, from the coding sequence ATGGCCAACATCACCAAGCGCCGCAAAGGCGAGCTGATCCGCATGCTGTTCCAGATCCTCAAGGCGCAGCCGGAGGGAATGCGGGCCAGCGACGCGCTGGAGGTGCTGGCCAAGCAGGTCACGATGACCGAGTACGAGGCCGGGGACTACCAGACCGGCGGCCGCCGTTTCGAGAAGATCGTGCGCTTCAGCACCGTGGCGCCGGTGAAGGCCGGTTGGCTGGTCAAGGACAAAGGCATCTGGACCCTGACGCCCGACGGCGAGGCCGCCTTGCAGATCTATCCCGACCCCGAACAGTTCACCCGCGCGGTCGGCCAGCTCTACCGCAAATGGAAGAGCGCCCAGCCCGACCCGATCGAGGACGAGGAGGGCGAGGAAGAACTCGACGAAGGTTCGGCCACCATCACCCTGGAAGAAGCCGAGGAGATGGCCTGGACCGAGATCGAGGCGTACCTGGCGGCGATGCCGCCTTACGATTTCCAGGAACTGGTCGGCTCGCTGCTGAAGGCGATGGGCTACCACGTCGCCTGGATCGCCCCGCCCGGCAAGGACGGCGGCACCGACATCATCGCCTACAACGACCCGCTCGGCACTCGGCCGCCGCGCATCAAAGTGCAGGTCAAGCGCAACGCCAACTCTCCGCGCATCGACGTGATGGGTCTGCGCAGCTTCATGGCCGTCCTCGGCGAGGGCGACGTGGGTCTGTTCGTAGCTCTGTCCGGCTTCACCAAGGATGCGGACTACGAGGCACGGCAGTCGCATCGGCGGATCAGCCTGATCGATGCGCGCAAGCTGCTTGGGTTGTGGACGGAGCACTATGCGCAGCTCGACGACGTCGCACGGGCGCGTCTGCCGCTCAAGCCTGTTTGGTTCCTGGCTGGGGATGAGTAA
- a CDS encoding transcriptional regulator, translating to MGSKLHRMVNNLLNPAGVGEALRSSRALTLGLADALFTRTQQRVLGLLYGQPQRSFGVGELIAAASGGSGAVQRELTKLADAGLLTVQRIGNQKRYQANPHSPIHDELLGIVQKTIGLAGPLGEALQPIADDIVAAFVYGSVAKHSDTARSDIDLMVISDTLGYADLMRALDGMHARLGRPVNPTLYTRADYAKRLRDENAFLQRVLQQPKIWVIGGMDDLAT from the coding sequence GTGGGTAGTAAGCTGCACCGCATGGTCAACAACCTGCTCAATCCCGCGGGCGTAGGCGAGGCGTTGCGCTCTTCCCGCGCGCTGACGCTGGGCCTGGCGGATGCCTTGTTCACTCGCACCCAGCAACGCGTGTTAGGCCTGTTGTACGGTCAGCCGCAGCGCAGCTTTGGTGTCGGCGAACTGATCGCCGCTGCCAGCGGCGGCTCGGGCGCCGTGCAGCGTGAACTGACCAAGCTGGCCGACGCCGGCTTGCTGACGGTACAGCGCATCGGCAACCAAAAGCGCTACCAAGCCAATCCGCATTCGCCCATCCACGACGAACTGCTCGGCATCGTGCAGAAGACCATCGGCCTGGCCGGCCCGCTCGGCGAGGCCTTGCAGCCCATCGCCGACGACATCGTGGCCGCCTTCGTCTACGGATCGGTCGCCAAGCACAGCGACACCGCGCGCAGCGATATCGACCTGATGGTGATCTCCGATACGCTGGGCTATGCCGACCTGATGCGCGCGCTGGATGGCATGCATGCGCGGCTGGGCCGCCCGGTCAATCCCACGCTGTACACGCGTGCCGACTACGCCAAGCGCCTGCGCGACGAAAACGCATTCCTGCAGCGGGTGCTGCAGCAACCCAAGATCTGGGTGATTGGAGGCATGGATGACCTCGCCACTTGA
- a CDS encoding GGDEF domain-containing protein, whose protein sequence is MVSSAVAHAAAMQRCAPAQALPACVAAVRAADPAAALQMGMPAWDAAADKQGSIALGLELVDAAAAAGQPNRVVSIGSALLAQPLSPQQRVRLFTQLNAEIWRPRDALRIAQLEGEMRRLETELPHDPHIAELWRLLARSYYKMGAQDDALRVARIALSRVRRHPDPVEYKANQTVFLVSAQQGRMPDAIAALLEAERVVKALGKPDDVSMLHNATGVFIYAHEWKKAIAYGQRALAAYDAMPYKDLTRADILNNLGTAYQGANELQRAEAIYRQALAAGRADGKTSLIGLLNNLGNLLALQHRPREALPLLREAAAMLEGAAPGGDHGEGGIVYSTLGNVLADLGQRDAAAAAFERARQMFTQWDNVPRRLELYPRMIDNLDALGRDREALALMREYKAVNDKAVNVESKTRIAELESAVDLARKNSELAALARTRAAEQAAYAQLQARAQRQRSVLYGLLAALLALAGFFLLKVREGRARRRINAELARKNEEIQAQHRELEQLAATIRRQSEEDALTGLRNRRYVTAWLQAREAAATPERTQEPLLIALLDIDHFKRVNDLHGHEGGDHALIRLGDLLRECARSSDIIARWGGEEFLWICPGGTLADAPRLFRRLRERLQADPLVRPTGRIALTVSMGVSLFPAYPGGDWPLSLRIADAALYRAKHAGRDRWVGLTLDGVATDLGADVSLETLEAEGLLRQTEGGGDGVVFLVGQGVV, encoded by the coding sequence TTGGTATCGTCCGCGGTGGCGCACGCGGCCGCGATGCAGCGGTGCGCACCGGCGCAGGCGTTGCCGGCCTGCGTGGCGGCGGTGCGTGCCGCAGACCCGGCGGCCGCGCTGCAGATGGGCATGCCGGCCTGGGACGCCGCGGCCGACAAGCAAGGCTCGATCGCGCTCGGCCTGGAACTGGTCGATGCGGCCGCCGCCGCGGGCCAGCCGAACAGGGTGGTCTCCATCGGCTCGGCGCTGCTCGCCCAGCCGTTGTCGCCGCAACAGCGGGTGCGCCTGTTCACGCAACTCAATGCCGAGATCTGGCGGCCGCGCGACGCGCTCCGCATCGCGCAGCTCGAAGGCGAGATGCGGCGGCTGGAAACGGAACTGCCGCACGATCCGCACATCGCCGAGCTGTGGCGACTGCTGGCCCGCTCCTACTACAAGATGGGTGCGCAGGACGACGCCTTGCGGGTCGCCCGCATCGCATTGTCCAGAGTACGTCGGCATCCGGATCCGGTGGAATACAAGGCCAACCAGACCGTGTTCCTGGTGTCGGCTCAGCAGGGGCGCATGCCCGATGCCATCGCCGCCCTGCTCGAGGCGGAGCGTGTGGTCAAGGCACTGGGCAAGCCCGACGACGTCTCCATGCTGCACAACGCCACCGGCGTGTTCATCTATGCCCACGAATGGAAAAAGGCGATCGCCTACGGCCAGCGTGCGCTCGCTGCCTACGATGCGATGCCGTACAAGGACCTGACGCGCGCGGACATACTCAACAACCTGGGCACGGCCTATCAGGGCGCAAACGAACTGCAGCGCGCCGAAGCGATCTACCGGCAGGCATTGGCGGCGGGACGTGCCGATGGCAAGACGTCGCTGATCGGATTGCTGAACAACCTGGGCAACCTACTCGCGCTGCAGCATCGCCCGCGGGAGGCGTTGCCCTTATTGCGCGAAGCGGCCGCGATGCTGGAGGGGGCGGCGCCAGGCGGCGATCATGGCGAGGGAGGCATCGTCTATTCCACGCTCGGCAACGTTCTGGCCGATCTCGGCCAACGCGACGCCGCGGCCGCCGCGTTCGAGCGCGCGCGGCAGATGTTCACGCAGTGGGACAACGTCCCCCGGCGGCTGGAACTGTACCCGCGCATGATCGACAACCTCGACGCACTCGGCCGCGACCGCGAGGCGCTTGCCCTCATGCGCGAGTACAAGGCGGTCAACGACAAGGCGGTGAACGTCGAATCCAAGACCCGGATCGCCGAGCTCGAATCGGCGGTGGACCTGGCGCGCAAGAACAGCGAACTGGCTGCACTTGCCCGCACCCGTGCCGCCGAACAGGCGGCGTATGCGCAACTGCAGGCGCGCGCGCAGCGCCAGCGCAGCGTGCTCTACGGTCTACTCGCCGCACTGCTGGCGCTGGCCGGCTTTTTCCTGCTCAAGGTGCGCGAAGGCCGCGCGCGTCGGCGCATCAACGCGGAACTGGCGCGCAAGAACGAGGAGATCCAGGCGCAGCACCGCGAACTGGAACAGCTCGCCGCCACCATCCGTCGCCAGAGCGAGGAAGACGCCCTCACCGGCCTGCGCAATCGCCGCTACGTCACCGCCTGGCTGCAGGCGCGCGAGGCTGCAGCGACGCCCGAGCGCACGCAGGAACCGCTGCTGATCGCCCTGCTGGACATCGACCACTTCAAACGCGTCAACGACCTGCACGGCCACGAAGGCGGCGACCACGCCCTGATACGGCTGGGCGATCTGCTGCGCGAGTGTGCGCGCAGCTCGGACATCATCGCCCGCTGGGGCGGCGAAGAGTTCCTGTGGATCTGCCCGGGCGGCACCCTGGCCGACGCCCCGCGCCTGTTCCGCCGCCTGCGCGAGCGCCTGCAGGCCGACCCGCTGGTGCGCCCGACCGGCCGCATCGCCCTCACCGTGTCGATGGGCGTGAGCCTGTTCCCCGCCTACCCCGGCGGCGACTGGCCGCTGAGCCTGCGCATTGCCGACGCCGCCCTGTACCGCGCCAAGCATGCCGGCCGCGATCGTTGGGTGGGGCTGACGCTGGACGGTGTGGCCACAGATCTCGGCGCCGATGTGTCGTTGGAGACACTGGAGGCGGAGGGGCTGCTGCGGCAGACCGAGGGTGGGGGCGATGGAGTGGTGTTTCTGGTGGGGCAGGGGGTGGTGTGA
- a CDS encoding adenylosuccinate synthase, with the protein MGQSVVVLGAQWGDEGKGKIVDLLTEEIGAVVRFQGGHNAGHTLVINGKKTVLHLIPSGILRADALCLIGNGVVISPAALRKEIEELETSGVEVRSRLKISPAAPLIMPYHIALDQAREKAAGGKAIGTTGRGIGPAYEDKVARRGIRVADLHYPPQLEELLRTALDYHNFVLTKYLGVEAVDFQKTFDEALAFGEYVQPMKSDVAGILHDLRKQGKRVLFEGAQGALLDIDHGTYPYVTSSNTTVGGALAGTGVGAQDIDYVLGIAKAYATRVGGGPFPTELDDEIGQGIRDRGAEYGASTGRPRRCGWMDIVALKRAVAINGISGLCITKLDVLDGMEKLKVCIAYEYRGKRTEYAPLDAQGWEECTPVYLEFPGWSENTHGITVWDELPPAARAYLRALEELAGCPISIVSTGPDREHTMVLQDPFA; encoded by the coding sequence ATGGGTCAGTCAGTTGTCGTGCTCGGCGCCCAGTGGGGCGATGAAGGCAAAGGCAAGATCGTCGATCTGCTCACCGAGGAAATCGGTGCCGTCGTGCGTTTCCAGGGCGGCCACAACGCCGGCCACACCCTCGTCATCAACGGCAAGAAGACCGTCCTGCACCTGATCCCGTCCGGCATCCTGCGCGCCGACGCGCTGTGCCTGATCGGCAACGGCGTGGTGATCTCCCCGGCCGCGCTGCGCAAGGAAATCGAGGAGCTGGAGACCTCCGGCGTGGAAGTGCGGTCGCGCCTGAAGATCTCGCCGGCCGCGCCGCTGATCATGCCGTACCACATCGCCCTGGATCAGGCCCGCGAGAAGGCCGCCGGCGGCAAGGCCATCGGCACCACCGGCCGCGGCATCGGCCCGGCCTACGAAGACAAGGTGGCGCGCCGCGGCATCCGCGTCGCCGACCTGCATTACCCGCCGCAGCTGGAAGAGCTGCTGCGCACCGCGCTGGACTACCACAACTTCGTGCTGACCAAGTACCTGGGCGTGGAAGCGGTCGACTTCCAGAAGACCTTCGACGAAGCGCTGGCCTTCGGCGAGTACGTGCAGCCGATGAAGTCCGACGTCGCCGGCATCCTTCACGACCTGCGCAAGCAGGGCAAGCGCGTGCTGTTCGAAGGCGCGCAGGGTGCGCTGCTGGACATCGACCACGGCACCTATCCCTACGTCACCAGTTCCAACACCACTGTCGGCGGCGCACTGGCCGGCACCGGCGTGGGCGCGCAGGACATCGACTACGTGCTGGGCATCGCCAAGGCCTACGCCACCCGCGTCGGCGGCGGCCCGTTCCCGACCGAACTGGACGACGAGATCGGCCAGGGCATCCGCGACCGCGGCGCCGAGTACGGCGCTTCCACCGGCCGTCCGCGCCGCTGCGGCTGGATGGACATCGTCGCGCTCAAGCGCGCGGTGGCCATCAACGGCATCTCCGGCCTGTGCATCACCAAGCTCGACGTGCTGGACGGCATGGAGAAGCTGAAGGTGTGCATCGCCTACGAATACCGCGGCAAGCGCACCGAATACGCGCCGCTGGACGCGCAGGGCTGGGAAGAGTGCACCCCGGTGTACCTGGAGTTCCCGGGCTGGAGCGAGAACACCCACGGCATCACCGTGTGGGACGAACTGCCGCCCGCCGCCCGCGCCTACCTGCGTGCGCTGGAGGAACTGGCCGGCTGCCCGATCTCGATCGTCTCCACCGGTCCGGACCGCGAACACACCATGGTGCTGCAGGATCCGTTCGCCTGA
- a CDS encoding DUF2065 domain-containing protein — translation MHDLIAAVCLVVVFEGLILLVAPEAWKRMVQQMLAMPVTQLRIAGGLALAVGLLALLWVRA, via the coding sequence ATGCACGATCTGATCGCCGCGGTGTGCCTGGTCGTCGTCTTCGAAGGTCTGATCCTGTTGGTCGCGCCGGAGGCCTGGAAGCGGATGGTGCAGCAGATGCTGGCCATGCCGGTCACGCAGTTGCGGATCGCTGGCGGGCTGGCCCTGGCGGTGGGATTGCTCGCCTTGCTGTGGGTTCGCGCCTGA
- the hflC gene encoding protease modulator HflC: MKLSLWAGIAVVALFALLSSVFVVPEDKAAMVLNLGRVVRADLKPGLHFKVPLVESVRMFDRRFQVIDTNPARYFTAEQKDVSVSFFAIGYISDVRAFYRATTGGDEKVANSLLAPIITDSLRNQINSRTLQQLVSGDRSELIAKQLVAINAASKTLGMQIVDLRIKQIDLPTDSQVITDVYERMRAQRKQEAAKLRAEGEEQALTIRAQADRESTVLVAEAERDAQKLRGEGDAEAASVYGKAGSADPSFYAFYRSLEAYRGAMADGNGVIVLDKNDPFLQYLKSDR; this comes from the coding sequence ATGAAACTGTCATTGTGGGCGGGCATTGCCGTCGTCGCGCTGTTCGCGCTGCTCAGCTCGGTGTTCGTGGTGCCCGAGGACAAGGCGGCGATGGTGCTGAACCTGGGCCGCGTGGTGCGTGCCGATCTCAAGCCGGGCCTGCACTTCAAGGTGCCGCTGGTCGAGTCGGTACGCATGTTCGACCGCCGTTTCCAGGTGATCGACACCAACCCGGCGCGCTACTTCACCGCCGAGCAGAAGGACGTCAGCGTCAGCTTCTTCGCCATCGGCTACATCTCCGACGTGCGCGCCTTCTACCGTGCCACCACCGGCGGCGACGAGAAGGTGGCCAACAGCCTGCTGGCGCCGATCATCACCGACTCGCTGCGCAACCAGATCAACTCGCGCACCCTGCAGCAGCTGGTGTCCGGCGACCGCAGCGAACTGATCGCCAAGCAGCTGGTGGCGATCAACGCGGCCAGCAAGACCCTGGGCATGCAGATCGTCGACCTGCGCATCAAGCAGATCGACCTGCCGACCGACAGCCAGGTGATCACCGACGTGTACGAACGCATGCGCGCGCAGCGCAAGCAGGAAGCGGCCAAGCTGCGCGCCGAAGGCGAGGAGCAGGCACTGACCATCCGCGCCCAGGCCGACCGCGAGAGCACGGTGCTGGTCGCCGAGGCCGAGCGCGACGCGCAGAAACTGCGCGGCGAAGGCGATGCCGAGGCCGCCAGCGTGTACGGCAAGGCCGGCTCCGCCGACCCGTCGTTCTACGCCTTCTACCGCAGTCTGGAGGCCTACCGCGGCGCCATGGCCGACGGCAACGGCGTGATCGTGCTCGACAAGAACGATCCGTTCCTGCAATACCTCAAGAGCGATCGCTGA